ATCACACAGTCTGTTGTATGGGCCCCAGTATTAAGAAGTACAAGTTATGAATATTCATCTAATGATTACAACGGGGATTATTATCACAACAATGCTCTGAGAATTCATCAGACCAGAAATGTTGTTGCTTCATATTTCTAAAAATAATCATTTCATTTTTTTGTGATATCATGAAAAGAAAACAAATAATTACCGTCGGAATTATAGCAATTATAATCATTTCAGCAACATACATATCTATTTTAAATTACAATTCCTGGAATGAGTATAATGAAATAAATCTAAATACTACAGTTTCTGAAAAAATTGACAATGATAAAACAACAACAGAACCTACCCAGGCAGTACATGGACAGATTATGGTCTTGGTTAATGTAAGTGAAAGTAATTCATGGATGTATCCACAAAACAGCACTATTGAGCAGCTTGTCAGTTTTGGATATAAAGAAGTCGAAGTAAGTGATGAAACCTTTGAGGATTATCCGTTTATAAAAGAAATTCTGGAACCAAAATATATGACAACAAAAGCTGTTACAGGTAAAGAAAAAGAGATTTTTTTTGAAAAGTTCTATGGTGTCACATTTAGATATAAGGACAACAATTATGTTATTGATTGTATTCTAAATTAGTCATTAATTAAATGAAGGTATTTGCTGTCAATACGACTTAATTTTCCAACCATCTAATAGAATTACTGGAAATATTTACAAAATTGCGCAGACATAACCACAAAGTTCAGAAATCATCACCTTGTTGGAGACTCTGGACAGAAATTACATATAACAATATTCAGAGATATAAAAAAACGGCATAATAGACTGAAGATAATAGAGCCTAATGGCCACAAAACGGACATTAGACCTGAAGGCTCTTTATCATCAGCAGTTTCAGATGCCAGCCATAACAACCGGCAGTACTGAGTATTTAGCTGCATTATTGCAGATTAAGGTTTGCATGCCGGTTGTTTTTAGAAACTATGAGGTAAAATATGAGAGTTAAAGGCATAAGGGCTTTAAGCCTGATATTGATAATGGCACTTGTCGGGGCAATGTTCGTTCCGGCTGTTAGTGCTGTCGATACGGATTTTATTTCCCCCAACTATGCAGGAAAAATTATTCCGTTTTGAGATAGGCGCAGTGACATTTTAAAGACAACAATCCAACATTTATCAAAAATAAGCCATCAGCGATGATATTACAAAAACATCGTCACCCAAAATCTCCTAATCGCAGATATTGCTGTCAATATTACAATAACAGTTCAATGATGTGGTGAGAGGTCTATATATAGTCCTACTTTCTACTTTTAAATGAGGAGTAACAAAGAGTGATCTTTTGATTAAACCTTACTAAAAAGTGGTAACTGACAGGAAAGAATAAGGGCCGTTTTAACCAATCCAGTTTCCTTATCCTGCCCTGTTGTCTGCCAGTTATAGTCAACCGGCATTACCTGATTTCACATAAACTCAGATTAAGGTTTGCATGCTGGTTGTTCCAGAAAAACTAAGAGTTACAACTATGAAATTAAAGAAAGACATGCGGACCTTAAGCCTGATATTAGTAATGGCATTGCTGACGACGATGTTCATTCCGGCGGTTAGTGCTGAAATTAAAATACCCAATGAACCAGAGGAAGTTACTTCGGTAACTAAAGATACTTCTTTGGAATTACCAGATTTTCAGCCAAGTATAATGGATGAATTATCATATGAAGACGAAAAGAATTTTATTAAATATCTTACTCCAACCCCTCCACTAAAAGATTCAGACACTGTTCAAATAATTGTCCCAAAAAAATGGTTATTACAGAATGATGAAGATAAGAGTCAGGAGATTATTAAATTTACAATCCCATCGAGTTGGTTAAAAGAAGCTGTGGTAAATGAAAGTGAACCTGTTGTTTCACTACAAATACCAAAAAAGATGTTAGAACTTGATAATTCAAATTCAGACCCAAATATGATTACAGTTTCTTATCCTCTGGAAATGTTTAATATCTACCAAAACATGAGTGATCTGAGAACAAATAAAATAAATAGTAAAAATGTAATATGTCCAACTAATAATCAACTACCAGGAAATCAGTCCAGTATTATTAATTTAAATGGTTTAGATGAAAAAAGCAGAGAGGTCAATAAAGCTACCTCCGCCTGGTATCATAGAAATACAAATTATGATGTTATAACAGTCTTTGGGATTATTAAACCAATTTCCTATTCTAATCAAGGAGAGACCTTTAGGAACTATAACGAGAGAGAAATTCGTCTTAATCGTGATGGCGATACCATCGAATTCATATCTGATTATATTGATAGTGGTAATTCCTATATATGGACAGCAATATACGATGAACATTCATGGATAACCCCATGGAATTGGTTATTGCTAGACGTAACTGGAACTCTTCAACAAATTGAATACCGTCTCTATATCAACAATGGGATCTATGATTTATGGCTAAAAGATACATCTACAGGCAATTGGTACCACAATTCTTATGATGATAGTGATAATCCTTCAACAAAAGTTGAGTGGCTTGCAGGCACAACTGAAGTTGATACTGTTGGTGGAATCTCAGAATACTTTAGAACAGAAACAAATCCAATCAGAGATGAATGGACATATGCAAATAATGACTGGCATCGTCCAAAAACAACTTTTAATTGGAATAGTTATAACGCCGATGAGCAATATGTTTATATCAATGCCCGGTGGGACGGATCTGATAGGCTCAACACCCAACATATTGCAGGAACATACTATTAAACACCGCACATATTTATTTTTTAGAATTATCGAAATTAATGAGTTATAAACATAGAAATATTTTCAATTGAAAGATGGACGACATATGAAACCCAACATAAAAATAATATTTATCTGGATATCTATTGGCCTGCTTATTGCAGCAGGAGTGATTACTTCTGGATGCTCCAATGAGAATGCTTCAAAGGTACCTGTAATCACAGACACATTGCATGCACCGGAAACAACACCTGTACCAGGAATTTCAAAACCACCTTCTTTGACTGTCGGTGCCATTCCGGAAATATCCTCATACCTGCCGGGAGAAACAGTTCAGGTCAGAATTGCGTTTAAAAACTCTGGTGAAAATCCGGTGCAGATAAAATCATTTCCACCTGAAATATCTGTAAATAACCCGTCTTTTGGTGTTGTACGCAGTTATCCCTGTGGCAGCGATACAATTACTATTGAATCCGGTGGAAGTTATGACTATATCATGAAGTGGGATCAATGCAACAATGATGAAAAACAGACAGAACCCGGCATATACTCTGTTGAAATATTAGATGTTTCATGTGTGGAGAATGGCAATGAAATACTGTATTACTCAGAAGGAAGAGATGTCGCACAGGTTGTCATAGAATATCCGGGTGGGGCTGTCAATGACGGTTTAATTTTTCCCACATCTAAAGAAATTACTGAAAATATTTACAAAGCGAGACAACTGTCTTCGATATGAGAATAACAGTTCAATGATATAGTGAGAGTAAATTTATAATTCAATAGACTATTTTTAAATGGAGATGACATCAAAGGATTGCTCTTTTGATTAAATCTTCCTTAAAACAAGTTATTTGGTAACTGACAGGAAAGAATAAGGGCCGTTTAACCAATCCAGTTTCCTTATCCTGCCCTGTTGTCTGCCAGTTATAGTCAACCGGCGTTTACCTGATTTCACATCAACTCTGATTAAGGTTTGCATGCCGGTTGTTCTTAGAAAATATGAGGTACAACTATGAAATTAAAGAAAGGCGTGCGGGCCTTGAGCCTGCTAATGGTTTTAGCATTTCTAACAGCGATGTTCGTTCCGGCTGTTAGTGCTGAAAATATAAATGCTGATAAATCAACTCAAATTAGTGATAATAAATTAGGAAATTTTTTTGCAATGAAATCAAATGACGTTGTAAAAGCTTCAGAAGTAATTAATCTCGTAAATCCTAAATATTATCAAAATTTGACAAAAAATCAGAAAAAGGAATTTGAGAATCTGGATGTATTCATTCCAGATATAAATGATCCAAAAATAACTATGGACTTCAATATATCTGCAAAAAAGAAAAACACTGATTCAAAAGGTGAATATTATGTCTGGGCTCATGTGACTGGATTTGTCGACAATGCATTTGTATGGTTAGGAATAGAAGGAGTAAATTATTTAGGATCACAGACTGCCGACATTATTATGCCATCAATGGAAACATCAGCCACTCTTTTCCATCGAACCAACTCAAATTGGCTCCAGGAAGAGTATATAACTTCATCATCCACATATTGGAACTATGATGAGGCCATGTCAACAATGTGGAATCCAGATTCAGGAGATTACAGAACAACAGCAGTTATTTACGGAGTATTTCCAGCAGGATATGAACCTGCAAGTTATTGTGAAGTAGGATATTCTGGAATTATTTCAAAATGAAAAGACAATAATATCTTTTCACTTTATTTTTTAGATTTAATTACAGATCATATCACATTTTAAATTGATTACGGCCAATAAAAACAAGGTTATTTAATATATGAATGAAAAGAAATTTTTGCTCTTTATCTTTATAATCAGCATACCCATAATACTCTCAACCGGATGCATTGACAATATGCCCCCAATGAGTGAAGGAACTCCCGTACCGGATGACAAAGCAACACATCAGGAATGGATGAGACAATACAAAGAAAATCCAGAAAAATATCTTTACAATCCAGAAAATCCTCTGGAGTGGACACTGAAAGGGCTGGCATGCGCTGCTTCGGGTGGTGAACACGAAAAGGCGCTGGAGTATTTTGATACTGCAATAGAACTTGATCCAGAATTTGCAGAACCATATTATGCAAAAGGTGTCTCTTTGCTTAACATGGAAAGATACGATGAAGCAGAAGAGTATTTCCAGAAAGCAATAGCCTTAAATCCACATTATAAACCCCTAACAGAGGATTTTATGCATTACTTTACATCAAAGAGATCTAATGATTATAGTGAACTGCATAATGTTTTGGGATAATCGGAGTGTAACGGAGATTATTCCAAACCATGCACTTATACCGCACTTCATAGTAATAAGCAAACTTTCCGGATTATTCCGGAAAGTTCTGCATTATACTATAATAATTACACACAATATATGGAGATAAAAAAAATAAGAGGAAAAAAGGTAAGATAATAATTAATAATATTTTTCAAAAATACTAATCTTTGCAACTCTCTTTAAGATTATTAACAGCGGAGATGACAAAACCTGACAATTCATCAACTCCCCACTTCTCAGAATTTATAACGAGATCATATACCGAAAGGTCAGTTATATCGATATCATAATACATCTTATATCTTGCAGTCTCCGAGAGTTCTCTCTTGATAGTTTCGTCCTTTGCAGACTCAAGATCAGACTCTTCCCTTCCGGAGATCCTCCTGGCACGGCACTCCGGTGAGGCAGCAACCCAGATCTTAATATCCGCATTGTCTACCATATGCCCTGCAAGTCGGCCTTCAATAATAATATTATCCTCTCTTTCACCGATCTCTTTCTGCCGTTCATCAATAAGCCTGTCCACTTCCGGATCAGACTCACATAATTTACCAAACTCAATAAGATCCATTCCCTTCTCCTTTGCAAGGGAACGGAACACCTCTCCGGCAGATATAAATTTAAAAGAAAAAGTTTCAGAGAGTTTTTTGGATAGTGAGGTTGTCCCGCTTCCGGGAGGGCCGCTCACTGTAACCCTCATCAGAGACCTCCGATATCCAGAGTCTTTCTGATGACCTGACTGAGTGTCAGAGAGCAGAGCATATACCAGAGAATCCATGCAGGCAGAATAAGGAATGTTGGATCATTCAGGCCCAGAGTACCCATAAACGGGAATGTAATTTCCCCCATATCGGGTGCCATATGCAAAAGCCACAGGAATATAGGAATGGTAATCAACATAATCCAGCCCATAGGCTTAAACTGCTCCTGAGACATTGCAAGCTGGTCCTGCATCATCCTGTCCCTCTTCTCATTCATCTTTTTGACTCTCTTCTCATCGCCGGAAAGCTGAGCCTCACGAAACTCCTTCTGGAAATCACGCATCTTCTTCTGAACAGCCTGCATCTTCTCATAATCAATTGTATATTTCTGAAGAAGAGAAGAGTAACAGCCCGTAATTACTGCAAGAAGAAGAATCATCTCCGGCCATGAAATACCAAGAATATTGTATATAGGATTTAAGAGAACTCCTGCTATAGAAGCCACCAGATCCCTTAGCGCCGGAATACTGTAGATGACCATGGCAATGACCATTATTATTAAAAAATTAAACATTCCGGCGTTCTGAGTCTTTGCCTTAGCCATAATGTATCACCTCAGAAGTGTAACCATCTCAGATATTGCATTATCCAGAAGATAATCAAGATTCTTAATTATTTTCACAGTACATCCGGTCATCATCGAATATGAAGCTGCCATATAGCGGTTATATCTCTGATGATCTTTAATTGCCGCATATCCTTCCATATCACGCTGCCTGCTCATATCAGAGAGGCGGCGTTTAAGGATCTGATCTTCATCTGTCTCAACAAGCACGATAATGTCAGGCTTCAGTTCATTTAAAACCCAGGCCGGAAGACCTGCCAGATAACCTGACGGTGTGCTCACTGTACAGTGCGTATCGACAATAACATTCTCATTGATTCTTGCTATAACCTGGGCCGCAGTCTTTTGCAGTGAGCACTGAATATCCTGATCAAGACGCCTCATCTCGTCACGATCATGGACATTTTCCTGCTCACATGCAACTTCAAACATGCAGGTCCCAAAATTAATGGAGGTGTAATTAATACCCTCCTCCTTAAGCGCCTCAAGAGAAGCATTAATCACAGTTGTCTTTCCAACTCCGGGAACGCCCGTTATTACAACCTTTCTGCCAGTACTCAAAACCTGTTCACTCCTTTCCGAAGAATCCCCTCATAAACGGATACATCTCCATAATCTGCTCACTTGCAATCTCTTCATAAAGCCTGTATACAATACTGACAGTAAGAAGAAGTCCTGTACCTCCTACAGCACCTATAACACCAAGATAGTTGGCAAGGACACTGAGCAGACCGACTGCAATACCGCCGATAACAGTTACACGGGGGATGTATCTGTCAAGGTATTTTACAAGAACCTGTTCATTGCGCCTGTAGCCGGGGATATGCATTCCGCTTCTCTGAATCTGTCTTGCGACATGTGGTGAATCAAGTCCTGCGGTCTTTACCCAGAAGAGAGCAAAGATCGCACCTCCGACCACCATTACAAAGAAATCTATTCCCATACGCAATAGAACTTCCCATACCGGATGGCCGAGATCAGAGAGCCACCACATCCAGTCAGTAGGGGCATTAATCGGAGCTGTCACATACATGATTCCGTCAACAGGAGTCTGGCCGTCAAACTTTCCAAGGAAAGTAATACCGATATTGTTCAGGAACAGACCAACCATCTGCCAGTTTGCCTGAAGAACACGGACAAGAATCATCGGAAGAACACTTGCATATATAAGCTTGACAGGGAATCTTCCTCTTGCACCCCTCACAGCCGAATGGGCAAGCGGAATTTCAATCCTCGTAGATTCTGCATATACAACAAGACCAAATATGAATATTGTTGTGAGCAGAGCAAGGATTTCAAGCCCGAAATATTCGACAAAATTTGCACCATCAGCAATCACTGCAAAAAGCCTGGGGAAGAATCCAATTGGATAAGCATCATTTACAGGGGACCAGTTCAGGAAACCGTTTATCAGACCCTGTGAAACACCGGCAACGATAAACAGGCCAACACCTGACCCGACACCCCATTTCGTGACAACTTCATCCATCAGAAATATCAGTACCCCGCCCATGCACAACTGCAGAAATATCAGGATTGTAACAATCATCATACTTCCGCCGAAGAGCTGCATAGCAATTGCAGAATCAGGTCTCAGAAAGCCGCCGACCACGTTTGGAGCAGCTTCAAGCACAATCATCACAAAGATCATCAGTTTCTGAAGACCCATGTACATAACCTGTCCACGGGTGTCAGATGTATTGATGCCCAGAAGATCTGCACCATTTAAGAGCTGGAGCACAATAGACGCTGTGACAATCGGTCCTATTCCAAGATGGACAAGAGACCCGCTTGCACCGGCAAGAAGAGCACGGTACATTCCGAGCCAGTCCTGAGATTCAGGACTAAGACCAAATATCTGAACATTTGTCAATAAAAAATACAATATCAGAACAGCTACTGTCCACAAAACTTTATTTTTAAAGTGGACATGCCCCTCTGGTGCTCTGACAGCCGGCATTGCTGCCAGAAGCGGCTCCATTCGATCCAGCATCGCTCCCATATATGATTCACCAAAAAAAAGATCAGGCGGTCAGAGCCTGACCACCGTTCTCTTCGATTTTTGCCCTTGCACTCTCGGAGAATGCAGGAGCAGTAATATTCATTTTATGATTAATCTTTCCGCCGCCAAGTATTTTATCAATTCCTATTTGTTCGGCGTCAATCACGACAACATCATCCTGCATGGTAGCAAGACCCTGTTTAATAAGGGAATCCACCAGCTGGTCAAGGTCGCCGACATCAATCACATTAGCTGAAACTTTATTCTTACTTACAAAACCGTGCTTTCCGTTGTGGACTTCACCGAGCAAAAGGAAATGTGTAAACCTGTGATCCCTGTGACCTGCACGTCCTTTTCCTCCGCG
The sequence above is a segment of the Methanoplanus limicola DSM 2279 genome. Coding sequences within it:
- a CDS encoding tetratricopeptide repeat protein — protein: MNEKKFLLFIFIISIPIILSTGCIDNMPPMSEGTPVPDDKATHQEWMRQYKENPEKYLYNPENPLEWTLKGLACAASGGEHEKALEYFDTAIELDPEFAEPYYAKGVSLLNMERYDEAEEYFQKAIALNPHYKPLTEDFMHYFTSKRSNDYSELHNVLG
- the cmk gene encoding (d)CMP kinase; this encodes MRVTVSGPPGSGTTSLSKKLSETFSFKFISAGEVFRSLAKEKGMDLIEFGKLCESDPEVDRLIDERQKEIGEREDNIIIEGRLAGHMVDNADIKIWVAASPECRARRISGREESDLESAKDETIKRELSETARYKMYYDIDITDLSVYDLVINSEKWGVDELSGFVISAVNNLKESCKD
- a CDS encoding DUF106 domain-containing protein codes for the protein MAKAKTQNAGMFNFLIIMVIAMVIYSIPALRDLVASIAGVLLNPIYNILGISWPEMILLLAVITGCYSSLLQKYTIDYEKMQAVQKKMRDFQKEFREAQLSGDEKRVKKMNEKRDRMMQDQLAMSQEQFKPMGWIMLITIPIFLWLLHMAPDMGEITFPFMGTLGLNDPTFLILPAWILWYMLCSLTLSQVIRKTLDIGGL
- a CDS encoding adenylate kinase, with product MSTGRKVVITGVPGVGKTTVINASLEALKEEGINYTSINFGTCMFEVACEQENVHDRDEMRRLDQDIQCSLQKTAAQVIARINENVIVDTHCTVSTPSGYLAGLPAWVLNELKPDIIVLVETDEDQILKRRLSDMSRQRDMEGYAAIKDHQRYNRYMAASYSMMTGCTVKIIKNLDYLLDNAISEMVTLLR
- the secY gene encoding preprotein translocase subunit SecY, whose amino-acid sequence is MGAMLDRMEPLLAAMPAVRAPEGHVHFKNKVLWTVAVLILYFLLTNVQIFGLSPESQDWLGMYRALLAGASGSLVHLGIGPIVTASIVLQLLNGADLLGINTSDTRGQVMYMGLQKLMIFVMIVLEAAPNVVGGFLRPDSAIAMQLFGGSMMIVTILIFLQLCMGGVLIFLMDEVVTKWGVGSGVGLFIVAGVSQGLINGFLNWSPVNDAYPIGFFPRLFAVIADGANFVEYFGLEILALLTTIFIFGLVVYAESTRIEIPLAHSAVRGARGRFPVKLIYASVLPMILVRVLQANWQMVGLFLNNIGITFLGKFDGQTPVDGIMYVTAPINAPTDWMWWLSDLGHPVWEVLLRMGIDFFVMVVGGAIFALFWVKTAGLDSPHVARQIQRSGMHIPGYRRNEQVLVKYLDRYIPRVTVIGGIAVGLLSVLANYLGVIGAVGGTGLLLTVSIVYRLYEEIASEQIMEMYPFMRGFFGKE
- a CDS encoding uL15m family ribosomal protein — translated: MPVNKRSKYRGSRTCGGGTHKNRRGAGNRGGKGRAGHRDHRFTHFLLLGEVHNGKHGFVSKNKVSANVIDVGDLDQLVDSLIKQGLATMQDDVVVIDAEQIGIDKILGGGKINHKMNITAPAFSESARAKIEENGGQALTA